aggaaataatataggagtctatatttaggagatatacattttaaggagtttgagttatTTCCTAGTACACTCACTCCTCTACTGACTATTGCAGACTCTGTAATATAGGCAGGCATCTATAACAAGGACGACTCGTATCATTATTAGAAGACCGGAGATCAAGTCATAATATGGATTTTTTTTACGAGGAAACATTCTATATGGATTTAGGGCTTTATTTGAAACAATTGGTGCTTTATGGAGTAAACTAGGCTGCTAGAGAGGCCAGACAAGGCAGAGAGAGTAGAACTTATTAACTTTATGGGACGAGAGCTGCCGCAAGCACCCAACTCAGCACCAAAGTTCTTGCAGCAGAACAAAGGTCTGAATCCGTTTTCCCTCCAAATTTCTCTTATTTCGTACTTTCCACAACACCCGTATACTACAGCTTATGGAATGAAGCTTCACACAACTTTTCCTGCAGGTGATAAGCCAAGTGGGGACCACGACCAAGCTATCTATTAGGGAAAACCCATGCCCAACCTTCATTTTGAGTAAGGGAAGACCAAACTTCGTTACAATATGATGATACACGTAATACAAAGATCATCCAAGTTAGTACATTAGAAAATTTATTTTAGGGGGACTTTCGTCTTCCAGACAAAACTAGTAGGAAATTCAACTTGATCCAGACTATAAAGTGACTTGTTAGACCACGGTATTTGATTCGCCAAATACATCAACATCATTATTATGTAAAAAATACGAGAATCAAATAAATATGAATTGGCAATTCGGTCAGATTATTTCCTGTGCTTGCAGAATTAGAAAAAAGAAATTAAGGAGCATGCCTGGTGGGTTTTTGATTGCTCGTCACATTTCATATCCTTCCTTCTCCAATGAGGCaacaaaataagaattagtagtCACTCCAACCAACCTGTGGGACCAACGTTTCATATCATAACGATGATTTATTAACAGAAAGtcagaaatcaaagagaagacaAATTTAGTCTCAATATATCAATTTGGAAATAAAACATTTGAACTCAAGATGGAAATTTATGTAAAGACATAGAGAAAGAAGATGCCTGTTGATAGTGCATAGGAAAAGATGATTTTGTTGCAAGCAAATCTACCTCTTCTCCATCAAATTTATCAAGGCATCCCTACTAGACACATCCCCCGAGGTCGTCTCTTTGCTGAATTTTAAGAGCAAAATTAAGAAGCATGCCTGGTTGCTTATTGATTCCTCGCCGTCGAACCAATTTTTCATATCCCCTCACAAATGAAGCTACAAAGTCGAAGAAGTAACTCCAACCAACCTGGTGGACCAATAAAATTCATAAGCAAAGTATCCTTGTTTGGATTTTTTCGGATGAAAATAACCCATATAAAAAAATAGAGTTGCCGTTGTTTAGCATACAACCGTGAAGTCTTGAAAGGAAGACAAATTAAGTCTTAATTTATTAGAAAAATTGTTCACTAAATCTTTTCCATTTATCACAAAGGGAAAATTGGGAATATGTTCCACTTTCACTAATTCGTTTGGGGATCTATCCCATAACGGAAAAAATTAAGAAATTTATtctagagagagaaaaaaaactgTTAAGTGGCTAACATCCCACACATGCGACAGATTCACTTTTTTACCCTCAACCTTTAGATGAACGACACGTCACTTTGCATAACACGTGTTTGGGATCCGACAGTCGATCACGAGTagtaactttggttttcttctttgtaCAGAAGAGAAATCGAGAACCAAGAGAAACAAAAAGGTAGATGGTGTGAAATAGTGATAGATCTAGTTCGTTGATGTGTTGTTAGAGAGGATTATGTGTTATTGAAGGAAGAACAAGTCCAATATCAGATTCGTTGATTTCAAAGTTGCGAAATCTTCTCAAATCATGTAAGTTCTTCAAACGCAGCTGTGATTTTTGTTGTATCTCACATCTAATAGTTCATTTTTCCTTTAATTGCAACTTTTGAATATAGGGTTTATGTAAAATTGATTTTAGAatttctgaaattagggattttgtttcaAACGTCTAAGTTCTTCAAACCCAGTTGCAATTTCCGTTGTATATCACATCTAAGTAGGTTAATTTTTCTTTAATTGCAACTTTGAATTCAGAGTTTGTATAAAATCGATTTGAGGGTTTGTTAAATTGgggctatttttttttaaacatgaATATATTGTATAAAATCGATTTAGGGTTTGTATAATTAGTGTTATATATAATGTGTGATGATGGAACCCCCAACATACTCATCAAGGATCCGTCTCTTATATTTACTTTTTTTGTTATCCTGTGCTATGGCTGTTAGTTTTATTAGGTACATCAACTGTGATACTTCTGCTATTCTAAAAAAAATCCAACAAGGAACTTGTTTCATTTATTTTGCTAGTAGGTACATCAACTGCTATTCTCAAATAAACCATGTTTATTTCTTGACTGTATTCTGTATAGAGTCCAATCTTGATGCAGTCATACTTTTACTCTTTTAGTGGTTAGAACTAGTATGCATTTTCTGTCGTACCTTGTTTTCCAGTGTAGTAGTAAAAATGTAAGTGGGTGGTcctaaaaacaataaataatGTAGGATTAATTGTGCATGAaaattgtgtatattttgtggCTCTATGCCAACCTAATATTCTATGATTGATTGCTAAGTGAACAACGTTGTGCCGACACTCAGTGGTGGGTTCATATGTACAATTGGACTCATATGTGAACTTACTGTTTTTGCTGTTTAACTAAATTCTGTTAACTATTGTTTCGGGAAAGTGATACAAAGGAATTTTAGGTTGACGGTTCTAAATCAGATTGCTGGTATTAAAGCTGATAAACCATTGTATGTATTGAATGTCTTGGCAAATGATAGCGATAGATGAACCCCAAGGCACTGTCATAAGTTTGGTGGTCTGAATCACAATAGAAGAACATGTAAAGGTGGTGAGGTTGGATCCAACCCCAACGGAAAGAAAGCTATAGTTGAATGTGAGGTGAGTGGAAGTTCATTTACAACCACTACATCAAAACCAAAAAACATGCCCACAGGAACCAAGATCAGAAGGAGCAGAGCAAGTGATTCTAGCAAAAAGACAACTTCAAGGACTGCTTCATCTTCTGAAACTGTTagaaaaactacatcaactacaGCTACTAAGCCAAAAGGGAAACAAAAAGACCCAAAAACTGCTGCTACATCAGCTAGTTTGAATGTGTCCATCAGAAACATCAAGAAGGGCCCTGTGAAGCAGACCATTAACAATTTCAACTATGATGCAGGTTCAACGAGGGAGAGGAAGCGTAAAATCCAGTTTGATGTGTAAGATTGATCAATGTTCATTTTGGTGTGTGAGCTCTTTGTGAGAAGCAAATGTGGAGATAGGTGTTGCTAGACCAATGTTTAATTATCTTTGGTTAAATGTTAGACAGTAGTACTAGAACTAGCCTAATTAGTCTGTTTGTTCTTTCTATGTTAACATCTCAAGACATACTACTAATTATTAtataaagataaagaaaaacTTGATTTAATAATTTCTTTCATTTGCATTGATAATTttattatgtttatcatgttttatcatgaagaaaagtatttattatcTTGATTTTTTCCtttaattttcaataaataaaaatcattattttTTTCTACTCATACAAGTAGCAGTAGCAGTGGAAGAAGGATGATGAAGACGGTTTGTTCCGTATTTTTTCTATTAAATGAGGGTAAAAATGTCATTTCAAGTATTAAGGTAAATAATTAACCGTCGGATTTCATAATGTGTGGCGCTCATCGACATAATAGGTGATGTGGCGCTCATTTATATGTTGGGTGATGTGTCGCTCATCTAAAGGTTGAGGGTAAAAAAGTGAATCTGTCGCATGTGTAAGCCCACACATGTGGGATGTTAGCCACTTAacaatttttttctctctctaggATACATTCCTTAATTTTTTTCGTTATGGGATAGATCCCCAAACAAATTAGTGAAAATGGGACATATTTCCAATTTTCCCTATCAGAAACTAGTGGGATGCccgtgccattatggcacggGGGCGGCGCTGGTATCATAGGCTTTATAGCTGATATCTTTATTAGTGCATCAAGGTTATTGATATTCACTCATTTGTGATGAATATATCTTAGCAGGTAATAGTAGTTAACTCGGTATTCAAATGGACCTAGTTGGCGAATCGACTTCGATTTTTGGTTTGATTATTACTTTTTGCCCGAATAGACCTAGTTGGGAGTCGATTATGGGTTTTCGCTCCCTTCTCACTTTTTACTATCCTTTAAGAAAAAACAATATTATGACCAtgcaaaaaatgaaaaatcatgaaAGTATATCTTGGAGACATGATTACCTTTTTTTCAGTAATGTATGGGAAATGAGTGCTAAATCGCATATTCCTTCCGCATCCACTAATGCCTATAGCATGGATACCAAATGGCTGCGTCTCTATAACTCACGAAGGATTCAAGGGCAGTGTGGAAAGCAATTTCGTCGTGTTATTTCCAAAACCAcataagaacaaaagctacacAAACATGGttttgcttttaatttcatcttctcCTGCCTCTTTCTTTCTTTATCTATCTCTTAAAAAATGCTATCTCACTCTCTCAATGTAATGTAAACTACGCCATCTTCATGAAACGAAGATTCTCCGCACTTCCATAACTTAGTTTCTAATTCAAGTTAAATGATAAATTTGTTAATTTTCAGAAATAATAAGGTTCATTCATCCCTAATGGGGAAATGCAGCAAAGTTTTTACCCATACAAACCTTACATATTCGTTGTTTGCTCATTCAtggtttgtaatttttatttttttcggaaaatgggtcctttgtccaaatatttttaaaccacggttcaaatggacgagtaaaaaatagtttgggtgaaatggttaaaaagaaaatagtaagttcatcctagcttaaatttaaaaaatagcaaggatgaaactggatacatcttgtgtaaattaaaaataagaaaaaatatttgaaaatgggcacgatgaaactggttacatcctgcctatttttacatttttatccatgTACACAGTATcgaaatctaactgtccatttcacccaggaattgttgattttggtctttttaaccaattttgtgtatttttttctcaaaaatatggacaactATGAATCGGATATATGGGTTCGGTTATAGAAACTCGACGCGAGGAATCGTCTTCCTAACTTGGAAATCTGAAAATCTTATGTTCATACCGTTGTGCTCTTTTTTTTTTACCCAATGTCTTAAAATCAAAATGATTTAAAGCTTATGTTTTTCAATGGAGAACTATGCATGGGTTGTTTTTCTTTAATGAAATGTTATTAGATTTTCTGGAGGTGGGTTGTTGTACCAAGCATGGCTTCCATAAAAGTAAACCACAAGGTTGGAGAATGCCTGAAAAGCAAGGGGCGTGGACAAAACAAATTATGAGACATGATCAACAACAAAGCaaattttgagaatgttaaagtACTCACTCTTAAAGCAGCTTTATGTAGAGATGATGAGCGCATATAGGCTTTCATGAGCCCGAATATCATTATAGTTACTAATCCAAGGATGACCTACCAAGATAAATATAATTAGGATCACAAAGAAAGAAATTCAGCAGTCTTTTTTAACAAGATGAGAATATTAACTTAATGCCTCAACAGCCATCACTCGTTTACGTTGGTCTTTATTCAATAGACGCTTGAAAAAATGCTTGGCTTCAGAAGATAAAGAAGGCCAAGGAGGTTCATCGAAACTTGAGTCCGCCCTAAAGGCCCGAAAAATCCCAGAATCTGGGCAACGGAGGACTTCCAAAAGTATATATGATATCACACCAATATAAGATCTATGTAGAACCTCAGGTGCAACATAGTATGCACTTCCAACGATTTCATTGAGCCTTTCATCTGCATCGTGTCAGATAAATTAAAAGTTAGAAATGATAGATCTCCAGGGTGCTTAACACAAGTTGTTCTTACAGAACGAAATCATGTAGAATCCATTCatagacaacaacaacaacaaaagctgGGAACCTAGATTCAGTAAGATGGGAACCAATTTCAGGTATCAAACGAACATGGTTGACACCAGAAGTTGTTTATGTGAAAGAACTGCTAAACCAGCAAGTAATATGTGGCACTTAGGTGTGATGAAATTACAAATTGGAGAACTAAGAAAGAGAAATAAAGGTACAGAGGAAACTAGCATATTGATATTCAAGTAATTAAATCTACCACCCGTTGCAGAGCTAATGATATTAGAGTCAGAAAAACATAATCGCCATTATAGTACAAATGTGTGTTTTTCCTAATAGAGTATAAATTGAAATGTCAAAAATGCATGTAAAAGGAATTAAACTAATTAGTCATGTTGATCGTACAAAGTTAGGTAATCAGGGGCAGGATACCTGGAGTTAGAAAAGTATAACAGGCATTTATAGTGCCAACGTGTGATTCTTCCTAAACAATGTATGAATTGAAATTAACAAAATGCATGTAAACTAAGAATTCTGGGTGACCTTACATAGTCAAGTAAACACTATATGGGAGTGAATTGTGTCACATTAGAACATAAGACGACAAAACCTGTCTGAAAATATTTTCTAGCCAACATTATATTCACAGTTGCAACATCTTTGGTATGTCTGTGACTCTGTTCCACTTAATTGACCAAAATGAATAACTGTTGAACTTAAAGTGAAAGATTTCCACTATTTGCTGTGTccaaattttttattatttatttatcggAATTCTTTTTTGGCCTTTATTTTGTTTGAGTGATTTTTCATTATATTACAGATATAAGCATTTCACAAAATGAAGGGTTACAAATTACAACTCAGATAATTCCAGTCTCTATAACAAGAATTAGAATCTTCATTAACTACAAAGAATAGTAAAATCTGAATGAAAAGAATACTCAAAAATGCCTCGGATTGTTAAAGGAGGGGGAAAAGAACTAGGCAGTTGTTGGTGGAAAACGACGACGTTTTCAGATACCCAAACTCTCCAGCACCTGGAGAAGAACCTACAAGTCAAAACTACTAGAGACGACTCTTCTTACTTTAGAAACACGATTTAGAAATTTAACTCCGTGGAGCTCGAAACTGCATAGATACCTGGTACATGAGTTCTCCAAGAGCAGAAAATTGGTCATTAGACGATACAGCTGTTAGTAGTGCTTTAAAAGCCTGAAATCAAATAAATACGAATTAGGAATTTGGTCAGACTATTCCATGTATGGAAGTTCCAATGGTGATGTTCCAAGATATATCCTTCTTCTTAATTAAGCTGCTCCTAGCTAAATAGTGCATGGATTTTGGGGTAAAAGAAGAACATCTTGACATATATCATGTGGCCCGATAAAGGTCACTATAATGCCTAGGGAAAATCTGAAGCTCATCAAATCTTGTGTGCAGCTCATCAAATCTCGTCATGGTAACTTGCCATGCTAATCACAGCGGTATATATGTGCAGTTCACAGCAAACTAGATCTGTTTATATTGGATGTCCTGATTCCTAGAGCATCCACCAAGTCGACCAAAGTAGCTCCAGTACTTGCATGTCTGTAACGCATTTCTTACTGAGATAAATGTTCTTTCAAATCGACCAACAGTATGAAATGAAATTATTTGCTACAGTCTACTTCCCACAGACCATTCATGAAAAGTGTGCAAGGAATTATTGTACTGGAGAGAGATGGTTAACAGGATGGTTTCTGGATATATACATGCATATACAATTAGCAACAGATGACCCAGAAGGAATTTTGTTAAAGTTAAAAAGTAAAGGTTATGCATACACCAGTCATGATGGTGTCCAGAAAAGATAAAGTATAAGACCGGATACGGTCTTCTATGAAATCattataaaaatatcaaaaacaaaaatccaaAATGATAAAGTTACCATACCTGTTTGGTTGGTTAATTTGTATATAGTACATTGCTAGCTTCTGCATTTTTCACAGTCTACAAAGAACGGTAAATTTTGAAAGCCATAAAAACGCAAAGTGCCTCACATTTTCAAAGAGGGGAAACAAAACATATAGGCTTCTGTTGGTAGAAAATTATAGGAGCTAAATATCGCACACGCTAATAACTacgcgaagtaaagaatacaacctaAGCGAAGAGCATTGCACAcatcaaagttgagatgacgtatcagatgatgtcagcaaagtcacgagtaaagtgtgaagaattatgcgaagaagtatgctatgcgaagatgaTCGATTGTATttgagcgaatgtgtcgcatagtgatcccgaaaataatgagtttcttagagcaagtcttatggtggaagagttccatcttccacgccacctcagcatttggaaccgtGGATGGAACAAATGTAGTagtggaatagtgaaaacgctattaagaatagcgttttttctcagccgttagatttcaataactcatcctaaatctacggacaaaaaaaaaacgttattcttaatagcgtttaacgctattcttattggcgttcagatggattccacgaaccctttcaagaaacggtggaaccttgcttggattttctgtggaaaaccccaacttggaagccattagacttgacattccatggtttttccacacttggaataggttggattccaccataagacttgctcttagctgtcatccactatgtaaaatcctatataaaggagagagatcATTGTTTCTGAGAGGATTCTAGGAAAAGTCTTGGTCAAGaaatagggagagagagagagtgaatCTAGGTCTCAAGAATAATTGTTGAATGTTAAGAGAGATTTCTACTATTTGCTGTGTCAAAATTGTTCTTACTATTTGtaggtaaaaaaagaaaaaattactacaCCCTGGCCTTATTCTTTGTGTTCTATTACAGCAAATGAAGGGTTACAACTTATAACTTGTTTGTAGCCCATGTCTTAACTTAAGCACGATAAACAGTTTCTataatctttattttattttcctcaacTGAGGTTTTACCTCTAGAATCTGTTCGCTGCCTCGTAGACAGAATTCCTTCCTAGTATGCAAACAGAGCCACCGGAGCCTCCACCAGTAATCTTTGCTCCAAACAGAGTTCCATTTTCAGATTTAAACACTTTAGAGTGTTGCATTTCCTGCACCAATTTTACTAGCCTATCCTTTCCATCAGATCCAAGTCCATAAACATTATGATGCACCTGAGAACCAAATAGATACAAATTAGCAATTTTGTGAGACTATTTTTTGTGCTTGAAAATCCTTACTTGGTAATACAATACCCACTGCTTGCAGAATTTCAAGAGCAAAATTAAGAAGCATGCCTGATTGCTTGTTGATTCCTCGCCATCGATCCAACCAACCTGGTGGACCAATAAAATTCATAAGCAAAGTAGCCTTGTTTGCATACAACCGTCAATTCTTCAAACGGAAGACGAATTAAATCTCAGTTAATTAGAATTTGGAAATGAAAGATCCAAAGAAACACAATTTATATGGCAAAGACTACTTACTAACGCATACAAACAAGATGGCATTTTATATAAAGACAGAGAGAGGGAGAGAAAAGGGACATGTTGGtaattctacttcttcttctccatcaaatTAGTTAACTCAAATGGAAAAGAGACATCCGGAACACCCTCGTCTCTTTGGATGAAATCAACTTGGAGTACATCAAGAAACGTGAGGTACTTCTTAAGATCATAGGGTATTGACTCCTTATTCTTCAGTTTGTCGCATTTCCAGATTGTTAATTCCCGGAGAGAAGTACATAATCGTAAATCCGGTAGAGATGTTAAAACAGGACACTTTTCTAGCCACAGTGAACGAATAGAAGTACATAATTGCAAATCTGGTAGAGATGTTAAAACAGGACAATCTTCTAGCCACAGTGAACGAATAGAATTGTTGCTGTTGTTTCGATTATCACCATCATCACGAAAACCTTGAAAATTTGAGCAATTCACAATTTGAAGGGACCAAAGAGAAGTACATAATCGTAAATCTGGTAGAGACGCCAAGACAGGGCAATCAGATATCCTCAGCGACTGAAAAGAAGTGTTGTCGTTGTTGTTTCGATTATCACCATCATCACGAAAACCTTGAAAATTTGAGCAATTCCCAATTTGAAGGGACCAAAAATTCGAAGTACTGCGTTGGAGTAGTGCGCCCAATGGTGGTAAATATATTAGATCTGGAGAATACCTTATTTCAATGGATGTGAGAGAGGGCAGACATCCTTCTCCTCCCCCTCTATAGAATAATGAGTTTACTGCATTATCATTGGTACCCGTTAAATTCAATGTCTTCAGAGAAGAAAACGAAATTATTGGTATGGTTTTCAATCGTTTACAGTTTGTGATTTCCATCGTCTCAAGAgaaggaaaacaagaagaagaagaaagaggaggAGCAACCCATTCTTCTAAGTTTTCCAATTCACAAATATGCAATTCAACTAGCGAAGGGAATAATGAGGATCTCTTTGCAGTATCACTA
This is a stretch of genomic DNA from Papaver somniferum cultivar HN1 chromosome 1, ASM357369v1, whole genome shotgun sequence. It encodes these proteins:
- the LOC113312502 gene encoding L-arabinokinase-like isoform X2 — translated: MNFIGPPGWLDRWRGINKQSGMLLNFALEILQAVHHNVYGLGSDGKDRLVKLVQEMQHSKVFKSENGTLFGAKITGGGSGGSVCILGRNSVYEAANRF
- the LOC113312502 gene encoding L-arabinokinase-like isoform X1 — protein: MPSCLYALVGWIDGEESTSNQACFLILLLKFCKQWVHHNVYGLGSDGKDRLVKLVQEMQHSKVFKSENGTLFGAKITGGGSGGSVCILGRNSVYEAANRF